CAGAAAAGATGCTACAATCATTCTCGCCCGTCCATGCATCCAGCCTTCTTGTTTTAGCTGTATCATGGCAGCATCAACAATGGGATACCCGGTGCGTCCCTCCTTCCAGGCATTGTACCAACTCTCGTTATTAATCCATTTAATGTTTCTTCTCTTTGCTTGAAACTCTATGTCTTTAGTTTCAGGAAAGTAGTGCATGATGTGGTACCAAAATTCTCTCCAGGCAAGCTCGGAGACGTATTGGTTTAGCTCTGGAGTTGCGCTTAGAGCGGCCTCATATACTTTTCTAACGGATATTGTTCCAAACCTAAGGTATGGTGAGAGTTTTGAAGTGCCGTCTATGTAGGGAAAGTTTCTCCTATCATCGTACTCTTTAAAATTAAAACTCCAAAGCCTCTGGTCGGGAAAGTCCATAGGCCAGTGGGTATTTTTTGCATGACCAATTCCTTCTATTATGCTCTCAAGCGAAGAGGTTAGTATCTCTGGAGAGTTGATTTTCGTAGGTTCTGGGAGCGCATCGCATTTAGGCTTGCTTTTCCATAAACGGAAAAACGGTGTAAATACCTTACGTTGCTCTATGTTTTCAGGAGGAACTAAGAAAGTGTCTTCAAACTTCTTAAATTTAATATCATTAGATTTGCAAAAATGCTCTATTTTAAGATCTCTGCTAATTCCGGAGAATCCATATGCACGGTTACAGTAAACTGAGTCTGCTGCATAGGTTCTTATTACTCTGGGTATTGCTTCTTCTGCTTTTCCTCTA
This genomic stretch from Thermodesulfobacteriota bacterium harbors:
- a CDS encoding deoxyribodipyrimidine photo-lyase — encoded protein: MKNERAIFWFKRDLRTEDNTGLFHVINDSREVMPVYVLDDDILASYPRDSKRLGFFFDALRKLDKDLRTLGSYLLVVRGKAEEAIPRVIRTYAADSVYCNRAYGFSGISRDLKIEHFCKSNDIKFKKFEDTFLVPPENIEQRKVFTPFFRLWKSKPKCDALPEPTKINSPEILTSSLESIIEGIGHAKNTHWPMDFPDQRLWSFNFKEYDDRRNFPYIDGTSKLSPYLRFGTISVRKVYEAALSATPELNQYVSELAWREFWYHIMHYFPETKDIEFQAKRRNIKWINNESWYNAWKEGRTGYPIVDAAMIQLKQEGWMHGRARMIVASFLCKDLLTDWRLGDKHFREHLIDYDETVDIGNWQWSASCGADPKPLRIFNPILQSQKFDPECKYIKTYIPELSELEPDKIHNPLTYKLPYHEPIVNHYEMRNLAHEAYSGGRIDDEYISKIQKEEVFTKID